Proteins from a genomic interval of Sporanaerobacter acetigenes DSM 13106:
- a CDS encoding ABC transporter ATP-binding protein: MIEINDVSKMFGEFAAVDNVNLKIQDGEFLGLLGPNGAGKTTIIKMLTGLLKPTTGTIYVDGEKMSRNNMKIKKRIGVVPQYTNLDKELTAYENLIFAAKLFKIKDYKNKIEELLTFMELEKHKNKKAMNLSGGMERRLMIAKALINDPDIIFLDEPTVGIDLNGRRKIWDILKGMKAMGKTVLFTTHYIEEADYLCNQVCLINNGRVFKKETPEKLKNDLGIYTVEYFDSEMKTNYEYFKDKDGAEKYISSIEYVSYTIRKTTLEDVFYNFTNRKVV, from the coding sequence TTGATAGAAATAAATGACGTGTCTAAGATGTTTGGAGAATTTGCAGCTGTAGATAATGTAAATTTGAAAATTCAAGACGGGGAATTTTTAGGTCTTTTGGGTCCTAATGGTGCAGGGAAAACTACAATTATAAAGATGCTCACAGGCCTTTTGAAGCCTACAACCGGCACTATTTATGTAGATGGAGAAAAAATGTCTAGAAACAATATGAAAATAAAAAAGAGAATAGGAGTAGTTCCTCAATATACCAATTTAGACAAAGAGCTGACTGCCTATGAAAATCTAATTTTTGCAGCTAAATTGTTTAAGATAAAGGACTATAAAAACAAAATAGAAGAGCTTCTTACATTTATGGAATTAGAGAAACACAAAAATAAAAAAGCTATGAATCTTTCGGGTGGTATGGAAAGAAGACTTATGATAGCTAAGGCTCTTATCAATGATCCGGATATAATTTTCCTTGATGAACCTACTGTGGGAATTGATTTAAATGGAAGAAGGAAGATATGGGATATACTGAAGGGCATGAAAGCAATGGGAAAGACTGTACTCTTTACGACTCATTATATTGAAGAGGCAGATTATCTGTGCAATCAGGTTTGCTTGATAAACAATGGAAGAGTATTTAAAAAAGAAACTCCTGAAAAACTCAAGAATGATTTAGGCATATATACTGTTGAATATTTTGACAGTGAAATGAAGACTAATTATGAATATTTTAAAGATAAAGATGGAGCAGAAAAGTATATTTCAAGCATTGAATATGTTTCATATACCATAAGGAAAACAACACTTGAAGATGTATTTTATAACTTTACAAATAGAAAGGTAGTATAA
- a CDS encoding ABC transporter permease — MEVFAVLWREFIFFKRRFWKITTSAIMTPLLYLIAFGWGLGKDIVIEGATYMHFVMPGIIALSTMNTSFNAVAIRINISKLHEKSFEYYLTSPVNMSLLAFGHILAGAFRGMYAAFLIFLISFIFGIKIHIDFYFVLICFLNSFLFAAFGYGAALSIESHYDMNRFTTYVMTPMSFLCGTFFSLKNLPPVVKETIGILPLSHTSQSLRDIVLKGQFDHKSILALLIYAIGFYFFGVAMSYREMN, encoded by the coding sequence ATGGAAGTTTTTGCTGTATTATGGAGAGAATTTATTTTTTTCAAAAGGAGATTTTGGAAGATAACAACTTCAGCTATTATGACACCCCTTTTATATCTCATAGCTTTTGGCTGGGGATTAGGTAAAGACATAGTCATAGAAGGAGCAACATATATGCATTTTGTCATGCCAGGTATAATTGCACTTTCTACTATGAATACAAGTTTTAATGCTGTAGCTATAAGAATTAATATTTCAAAACTCCATGAAAAAAGTTTTGAATACTATTTAACTTCTCCAGTAAATATGAGTTTATTAGCCTTTGGTCACATTCTTGCCGGTGCGTTTAGAGGAATGTATGCAGCTTTTTTGATATTTCTTATATCATTTATATTTGGTATAAAAATACATATAGATTTTTATTTTGTATTAATTTGTTTTTTAAACAGTTTTTTATTTGCAGCTTTTGGATATGGTGCTGCTCTTTCAATAGAGAGTCACTATGATATGAATAGGTTTACTACCTATGTAATGACTCCTATGTCATTTTTGTGTGGTACTTTCTTTTCACTTAAGAATTTGCCCCCTGTAGTTAAAGAGACAATAGGGATATTACCTCTCTCTCATACTTCCCAGTCCTTAAGAGATATTGTATTGAAAGGGCAGTTTGACCATAAATCTATATTAGCACTTTTAATTTATGCAATAGGATTTTATTTTTTTGGTGTAGCCATGAGTTACAGAGAGATGAATTAA
- a CDS encoding ABC transporter substrate-binding protein, whose protein sequence is MKKSKILILILAIAMVLSVFTGCADKKVNNANEEVKKEENKAEVVEEYGISIDENTVTFTDARDKEITIDKKPERVVCLFNSYLDIWYKCGGEVVGRVDSAKEKPVEGSENAEVVGGPGEPSLEKIISLKPDLVILTANFKKQLEIAEMLEQNNIKVIALDNENKEDYFRTVRLFTALTDREDLYEKYEGEVRAAIDDIIEKAPKDKNYKVLILFGSAKGVTVRGSDSMVGDMLKDLNTTNISDIINDSSDSKTFSMEKIIEEDPDFIFVQTMGDVDKVNERVKKDVESNPAWSSLKAVKNDRYIFLPKDLYMYKPNDRYGEAYERLAKILYPEVFN, encoded by the coding sequence ATGAAAAAGTCAAAAATTTTAATTTTAATTTTAGCTATTGCAATGGTTTTGTCAGTTTTCACAGGATGTGCTGACAAAAAGGTAAATAATGCTAATGAGGAAGTAAAGAAAGAAGAAAATAAAGCAGAAGTTGTAGAGGAATATGGTATATCTATTGATGAAAATACTGTAACTTTCACAGATGCAAGAGACAAAGAAATAACAATTGACAAGAAACCCGAAAGAGTAGTTTGTTTGTTTAATTCATATTTGGATATTTGGTACAAATGCGGTGGAGAAGTTGTAGGACGAGTAGATTCTGCAAAGGAGAAACCAGTGGAAGGTTCAGAAAATGCAGAAGTTGTAGGTGGACCTGGGGAACCAAGTTTAGAAAAAATTATATCTTTAAAGCCAGATTTGGTTATACTTACTGCAAACTTTAAAAAGCAATTGGAAATAGCTGAAATGTTGGAACAAAATAATATTAAAGTTATTGCTTTGGACAATGAAAACAAAGAAGATTATTTTAGAACTGTAAGATTGTTTACAGCACTAACTGATAGAGAAGATTTATATGAAAAGTATGAAGGAGAAGTAAGGGCTGCTATAGATGATATCATAGAAAAGGCTCCGAAAGATAAGAATTATAAGGTGCTGATACTTTTTGGTAGTGCAAAAGGAGTTACAGTTAGGGGTTCTGATTCTATGGTTGGAGATATGCTAAAAGATTTAAACACTACAAATATTTCAGATATAATCAATGATTCTTCAGATTCTAAAACTTTTAGTATGGAAAAGATAATAGAAGAAGATCCAGATTTTATATTTGTTCAAACTATGGGAGATGTGGATAAAGTCAATGAAAGAGTGAAAAAGGATGTGGAATCTAATCCAGCATGGAGTTCATTGAAGGCTGTGAAAAATGATAGATATATATTCTTGCCAAAGGATTTGTATATGTACAAGCCAAATGATAGATACGGAGAAGCATATGAGAGACTAGCTAAAATATTGTATCCAGAAGTATTTAACTAG
- a CDS encoding ATP-binding protein produces the protein MEEKRIVKYPFSAIVGQEEMKKALILNIINPSIGGVLIRGEKGTAKSTAVRGITELLPLRKQVKACPFSCDPEDESKMCRDCRERLQKEGKLEAIQGKMKVIELPINATEDRVAGTLNIETAIKKGEKKFEPGILASANRNILYVDEVNLLEDHVVDMLLDAAAMGVNTVEREGISFSHPSRFILVGTMNPEEGDLRPQLIDRFGLVVDVVGERETNMRMNVVKRRIEYERNPEKFLNKFKDEEEKLKEGIMKAISILDEVEYDDEIIEKVSKACVELDIDGHRGDIVAIKTAMTIAAFDGRKKVEKEDLLESLKYVLPHRMRRRPFEKGTMDFSIVEKIILE, from the coding sequence ATGGAAGAAAAGAGAATTGTTAAATATCCTTTTTCAGCAATAGTTGGACAGGAAGAAATGAAAAAAGCTCTTATTTTAAATATTATAAATCCATCTATTGGGGGAGTGCTCATTCGAGGAGAAAAAGGGACTGCTAAATCAACAGCGGTGAGAGGTATAACAGAGTTGTTGCCTTTAAGAAAGCAAGTGAAGGCATGTCCGTTTTCTTGCGATCCTGAAGATGAAAGTAAAATGTGTAGAGATTGTAGAGAAAGACTTCAAAAGGAAGGAAAACTTGAAGCAATTCAAGGAAAAATGAAAGTTATTGAATTACCTATAAATGCTACGGAAGATAGAGTTGCTGGAACCCTTAATATTGAGACTGCTATTAAAAAGGGAGAAAAAAAGTTTGAACCTGGAATTCTTGCTTCTGCCAATAGAAATATTCTCTATGTAGATGAAGTAAATCTTTTGGAAGATCATGTGGTAGATATGCTTTTAGATGCAGCAGCTATGGGGGTCAATACTGTGGAAAGAGAAGGTATATCTTTTAGTCATCCATCTAGATTTATTCTTGTAGGAACCATGAATCCTGAAGAAGGAGACTTAAGACCTCAACTTATAGACAGATTTGGCCTTGTAGTAGATGTAGTTGGAGAAAGAGAAACTAATATGAGGATGAATGTGGTTAAGAGAAGAATAGAATATGAAAGAAATCCTGAGAAATTTCTAAATAAATTTAAAGATGAAGAAGAAAAGCTAAAGGAAGGGATAATGAAAGCCATATCAATCCTTGATGAAGTGGAGTATGATGATGAAATCATAGAAAAAGTATCTAAAGCATGTGTTGAATTAGATATAGATGGACACAGAGGAGATATAGTGGCTATTAAAACAGCTATGACTATAGCTGCTTTTGATGGAAGAAAAAAGGTTGAAAAAGAAGATTTGTTGGAAAGCTTAAAGTATGTTCTCCCTCATAGAATGAGAAGGAGACCTTTCGAGAAAGGAACTATGGATTTTTCAATTGTTGAAAAGATTATATTGGAATAA